Proteins found in one Mucilaginibacter inviolabilis genomic segment:
- a CDS encoding outer membrane beta-barrel family protein produces the protein MKITIPALIILCLSTVSVFAQNTYSIKGSVADTASSSKLTNATVSVLNAKDSILQKFTRVKDGSFEINNLKKGKLILLVTYPGYADYVDRFTLDSAHTTHDFGRIKMILKTQLLAEVIVKAKVAAVKIKGDTTEFNAAAFTVQPNAKVEDLLKELPGIQVDKDGKITAQGQTVNKVLVDGEEFFGDDPTLVTKNLRADMVDKVQLYDKKSDQATFTGIDDGVKNKTLNIKLKEDKKNGYFGKIDAEGGTDKYYQEQLMFNRFKGKQKFSIYGTIGNTGKTGLGWEDNSKYGGSGGLEFGDGGDIYFYGGGGDDGLDSFSGQYNGQGIPLARSGGVHYDTKWNSDKESINTNFKIGSLNVDGTRNTQTQNNLPGANNQSGIILNSNSDQNFHDHIFRQKLDATYQLKIDTSSNLKIAVDGTTKSTITNNDYSTTSLRNDTLLNKNTRGVTNNGDQKIFNASVFYNKKFKKVGRSFSVNITEAYNQNKTNGFLKSETDFFGKQGAIDSTQKIDQYKTGLSESSILNTNITYSEPFTKALALVVNYGININNGRSDRRSFDKDASGEYTILDNNLSNNFKLNQLSNQFGAIFNYKKKKTIINFGSKVSTVNFKQIDEFTNNTLTRNFVNWYPQASFQYKFSQQQSFRINYNGNTSQPTIDQIQPVRVNTDPLNITLGNPDLKPSFTNRISASYNSYKVISGQSIWLNGSYSRTINPIVSNVTTDDATGASTYQSSNLKGHQTSNLYFNAYFDQKIPKLDVNAGVGLNMNGSNYFNLSNTKLNETKSYTYSASFRLSKYKQKKYDFWTGAGPTYTVNSSTLQPQINNNGRGFNAYGGFNLYLPAKFQIGTDANYQYNAATQSFSQDFRRTTLNANITKAFMKDESLKLSISGNDLLNQNVGYNRTGSANLLTQERYTSIKRYFMLSLVWDFNHMGGGTPKK, from the coding sequence ATGAAAATCACAATACCTGCCCTAATAATACTTTGTTTAAGTACGGTTTCTGTATTCGCGCAAAATACCTATTCAATTAAAGGTTCAGTTGCCGATACGGCTTCCAGTTCCAAACTAACCAATGCTACGGTTAGCGTATTAAATGCCAAAGACTCTATCCTCCAAAAATTCACAAGAGTAAAAGATGGCAGCTTTGAAATAAATAATCTCAAAAAAGGCAAACTGATATTGCTGGTAACCTACCCCGGCTACGCCGATTATGTGGATCGCTTTACCCTGGATTCGGCACATACCACACATGATTTCGGTCGTATTAAAATGATCTTGAAAACCCAGCTGCTTGCCGAAGTAATAGTAAAGGCCAAAGTAGCCGCCGTTAAAATAAAAGGCGATACTACCGAATTTAACGCCGCCGCATTTACCGTGCAGCCCAATGCCAAGGTGGAGGACCTGCTCAAAGAGTTGCCAGGCATACAGGTAGATAAGGACGGAAAGATTACTGCCCAGGGGCAAACCGTAAACAAAGTATTGGTTGATGGTGAAGAGTTTTTTGGGGATGACCCAACACTGGTTACCAAAAACCTGCGTGCCGATATGGTTGATAAAGTACAGCTGTACGATAAAAAGAGCGATCAGGCTACATTTACCGGTATTGATGATGGCGTAAAAAACAAAACTCTGAATATCAAACTGAAGGAGGATAAAAAGAATGGCTATTTCGGGAAGATAGACGCAGAGGGAGGTACCGATAAATACTATCAGGAACAGTTGATGTTTAACCGGTTTAAAGGCAAACAAAAGTTTTCGATTTATGGAACTATCGGCAATACTGGTAAAACAGGTTTGGGTTGGGAAGATAATTCAAAATACGGTGGCTCCGGCGGGCTGGAGTTTGGTGATGGTGGTGACATCTATTTTTATGGTGGCGGTGGTGATGATGGTCTGGATTCGTTCAGCGGCCAGTATAACGGTCAGGGTATCCCTTTGGCCCGTTCAGGCGGGGTGCATTATGATACCAAATGGAACAGCGACAAAGAATCAATCAATACCAATTTTAAAATAGGTTCTTTAAATGTTGATGGTACCCGTAATACGCAAACTCAAAATAACTTGCCGGGGGCTAACAATCAATCAGGAATTATTTTAAACAGCAATAGCGACCAAAACTTTCACGATCACATTTTCAGGCAAAAACTGGATGCTACCTATCAGCTAAAGATTGATACCTCATCCAATCTTAAAATAGCTGTTGATGGTACAACCAAAAGCACCATCACCAATAACGATTACAGCACTACAAGCCTCCGTAATGATACCTTGCTCAATAAGAACACCAGGGGTGTTACCAATAACGGCGATCAAAAAATATTTAACGCCAGTGTATTTTATAACAAAAAATTTAAAAAGGTAGGTCGCAGTTTTTCTGTAAACATCACCGAGGCTTATAATCAAAATAAAACAAACGGGTTTTTAAAATCAGAAACAGACTTTTTTGGCAAGCAGGGCGCTATAGATAGTACACAGAAAATAGATCAGTATAAAACCGGGTTGAGTGAAAGCTCTATTCTCAACACCAATATTACTTACTCCGAGCCCTTTACCAAAGCGCTTGCGCTGGTTGTAAACTATGGCATCAACATTAACAACGGGCGGTCAGACAGGCGATCGTTTGATAAAGACGCCTCTGGCGAGTATACCATACTGGATAATAACCTGAGTAATAATTTTAAACTTAATCAGCTATCAAATCAGTTTGGGGCCATATTTAACTATAAAAAGAAAAAAACCATCATCAACTTTGGCTCTAAAGTTTCTACCGTAAACTTTAAACAGATAGATGAATTTACCAACAACACCCTTACCCGTAACTTTGTGAACTGGTACCCACAAGCTAGTTTCCAGTATAAGTTTTCGCAACAGCAATCGTTTCGGATAAATTATAATGGTAACACCAGCCAACCTACTATTGACCAGATACAGCCGGTTAGGGTAAATACCGATCCGTTAAATATTACACTGGGTAATCCTGATCTTAAACCGTCATTCACTAATCGTATCAGCGCCAGTTATAACTCGTATAAGGTTATTAGTGGGCAATCTATCTGGTTAAACGGTTCTTATTCGCGCACTATTAACCCTATTGTAAGCAATGTAACTACCGATGATGCAACCGGCGCAAGCACGTACCAATCATCAAACCTGAAAGGGCACCAAACCTCCAACTTGTATTTTAATGCCTACTTCGATCAAAAGATACCCAAGCTTGATGTTAACGCAGGCGTTGGTTTAAATATGAACGGCAGCAATTATTTTAACCTCAGCAACACTAAACTGAACGAAACCAAATCATACACCTATTCGGCCAGTTTCAGATTATCAAAATACAAGCAGAAGAAATATGATTTCTGGACCGGTGCAGGGCCAACTTATACCGTAAACTCCTCAACCTTACAGCCACAGATCAATAACAACGGGCGTGGGTTTAATGCTTACGGCGGCTTTAATCTTTACCTGCCTGCCAAGTTCCAGATAGGTACCGATGCTAATTATCAGTATAACGCCGCAACACAATCCTTTAGCCAGGATTTTAGGAGAACTACCTTAAATGCCAACATCACCAAAGCATTTATGAAAGATGAAAGCCTTAAACTATCTATTTCCGGGAACGATCTCCTGAACCAGAACGTTGGTTATAACCGTACAGGATCGGCCAATCTGCTTACTCAGGAGCGGTACACCTCTATAAAAAGATACTTTATGCTTTCGCTGGTTTGGGATTTTAATCACATGGGCGGCGGCACACCTAAAAAATAA